A DNA window from Sphingomonas changnyeongensis contains the following coding sequences:
- a CDS encoding putative bifunctional diguanylate cyclase/phosphodiesterase, translated as MEGMTLKSRAVAFAFCVGAVAFILALFAGAGMGASGADLAQAIIIAIICGAMSWASAERAVSGHADAVDAAIERLSLAAEGDLVSPTPPRVTAVLPDLGGAMDGLMAQVRANLDTVHHLAMFDPVTRLANRVHFRREAGRMLREAGETPCALFFIDLDKFKAVNDSFGHAQGDLLLGKVANRLRAVVAPEEGQPPRFATPPLIGRLAGDEFTLFAPGVGERDEAEKIGRALLFALTEPFDLAGQPVEIGASIGVAISPAQGRTLSELMRAADAAMYHAKERGRGQVQSFTPMLAERLADNSRLERELRDALGRGEFTFVFQPQLALASGRIAAVEALMRWHHPVDGLRAPGSFIPRAEESGIIHELGDWALEEFARRLAHWQRIGQQLGPQHGGIGRLAVNVSPRQIVRPDFFTRLRDALVRHDAPPALLELEITESMAMQCGDETLAELARLRAEGVTIAIDDFGTGYSNFARLKDLPIDRVKIDRSLTADIDRCAAARTIAQAVTGLVHGLGHEVVAEGVETAEQLAILRVIGCDLVQGYAIARPMPEQDFLDWMRGHALSHQPVSGALPG; from the coding sequence GTGGAGGGGATGACGCTCAAAAGCCGTGCCGTCGCCTTCGCCTTCTGTGTCGGTGCGGTCGCGTTCATCCTCGCCCTGTTCGCGGGCGCGGGGATGGGCGCGTCGGGCGCCGACCTTGCCCAGGCGATCATCATCGCGATCATCTGCGGCGCGATGAGCTGGGCCTCGGCCGAGCGTGCGGTGTCGGGCCATGCCGATGCCGTGGATGCGGCGATCGAGCGGCTGTCGCTGGCGGCCGAGGGCGATCTGGTGTCGCCGACGCCGCCGCGCGTCACCGCGGTGCTGCCCGATCTTGGCGGCGCGATGGACGGGCTGATGGCGCAGGTGCGCGCCAATCTGGACACTGTCCATCATCTGGCGATGTTCGATCCGGTCACGCGGCTGGCCAATCGCGTGCATTTCCGGCGCGAGGCGGGGCGGATGCTGCGCGAGGCGGGCGAGACGCCCTGCGCGCTGTTCTTCATCGATCTCGACAAGTTCAAGGCGGTCAACGACTCCTTCGGCCATGCGCAGGGCGACCTGCTGCTCGGCAAGGTCGCCAACCGGCTGCGCGCCGTGGTGGCGCCTGAGGAGGGGCAGCCGCCGCGCTTTGCCACGCCGCCGTTGATCGGGCGGCTGGCGGGGGACGAGTTCACCCTGTTCGCGCCGGGCGTCGGCGAACGCGACGAGGCGGAGAAGATCGGCCGCGCGCTGCTGTTCGCGCTGACCGAGCCGTTCGATCTGGCCGGCCAGCCGGTCGAGATCGGGGCCTCGATCGGCGTGGCGATCAGCCCGGCGCAGGGGCGCACCCTGTCCGAACTGATGCGCGCCGCCGATGCCGCCATGTATCACGCCAAGGAGCGCGGGCGCGGGCAGGTGCAGAGCTTCACCCCGATGCTTGCCGAACGGCTGGCCGACAACAGCCGGCTGGAGCGCGAACTGCGCGACGCGCTCGGCCGGGGCGAGTTCACCTTCGTGTTCCAGCCCCAGCTTGCCCTGGCGAGCGGCCGCATCGCCGCGGTCGAGGCGCTGATGCGCTGGCACCATCCGGTCGACGGGCTGCGCGCGCCGGGCAGCTTCATTCCCCGTGCCGAGGAAAGCGGCATCATCCACGAACTGGGCGACTGGGCGCTGGAGGAGTTTGCCCGCCGGCTCGCGCACTGGCAGCGGATCGGCCAGCAGCTGGGGCCGCAGCATGGCGGGATCGGGCGGCTGGCGGTCAATGTCAGCCCGCGCCAGATCGTGCGCCCGGATTTCTTCACCCGGCTGCGCGATGCGCTGGTGCGCCACGATGCGCCGCCCGCGCTGCTTGAGCTTGAGATCACCGAAAGCATGGCGATGCAGTGCGGCGACGAGACGCTGGCCGAGCTCGCACGGCTGCGCGCCGAGGGCGTGACCATCGCCATCGACGATTTCGGCACCGGCTATTCCAACTTCGCGCGGCTGAAGGACTTGCCGATCGACCGGGTGAAGATCGACCGCTCGCTGACCGCCGATATCGACCGCTGTGCGGCCGCCCGCACCATCGCCCAGGCGGTCACCGGGCTGGTCCATGGCCTGGGGCATGAGGTGGTGGCCGAAGGGGTGGAAACCGCCGAGCAGCTGGCGATCCTGCGCGTGATCGGCTGCGATCTCGTCCAGGGCTATGCGATTGCCCGGCCGATGCCCGAACAGGATTTTCTCGACTGGATGCGCGGCCATGCGCTCAGCCACCAGCCGGTTTCGGGGGCGCTGCCGGGCTGA
- the murJ gene encoding murein biosynthesis integral membrane protein MurJ: MNLVRAIGTIGGMTMVSRIAGFAREMLMARIMGASGAADAFLVAFRLPNTFRRLFGEGAFSAGFVPLFSKRLHGEGGIEDARAFSEEVLAVFLPSLMLFTLVFELAMPLFVAAIASGYVGAKFDLTVTLTRITFPYLLLISLVSLFSGVLNSLTRFAAAAFAPALLNVAMVGALLIVPDGGIATAHALAWGVVAGGVLQMALMWNSARRAGISLRLRRPRLTPGVRQFFVVVIPATLGAGVYQVSQLIDTFFATRLPEGSISYLNYADRLNQLPLSVIGTALGTAILPQISRMIAEDRPDEAAGVQSRAVELAMLLCVPAFLALAAVAEPLVAALFQGGKFTAEDARVTGMTLAIIAAGLPAYVLVKVITPGFYARQDTATPVKTAVIVLIANIVLNFALIPPFGIYGLAAAIALCSWLNCAMLYIVLRARGHFRIEPWLWGRIARQLAAGALMVAALIGMKLLLADFFAGSTGRRLIAVVALCGTGGIVYFGTALLIGGMDRQGLALILRRKRKA, encoded by the coding sequence ATGAATCTGGTCAGGGCGATCGGCACGATCGGCGGCATGACGATGGTCAGCCGCATCGCCGGTTTCGCGCGTGAAATGCTGATGGCGCGGATCATGGGCGCATCGGGGGCCGCCGATGCGTTCCTGGTCGCGTTCCGCCTGCCCAACACCTTTCGCCGCCTGTTCGGCGAAGGGGCGTTTTCGGCCGGGTTCGTGCCGCTGTTTTCCAAGCGGCTGCACGGCGAAGGCGGGATCGAGGATGCCCGCGCTTTTTCAGAAGAGGTGCTGGCGGTCTTCCTGCCCAGCCTGATGCTGTTCACCCTGGTGTTCGAGCTGGCGATGCCGCTGTTCGTCGCGGCCATCGCCTCGGGCTATGTCGGCGCGAAGTTCGACCTGACGGTCACCCTCACCCGCATCACCTTCCCCTATCTGCTGCTGATCAGCCTCGTCTCGCTGTTTTCGGGCGTGCTCAACTCGCTGACCCGCTTTGCGGCCGCCGCGTTCGCGCCGGCGCTGCTCAACGTGGCGATGGTCGGGGCGCTGCTGATCGTGCCCGACGGCGGGATCGCGACCGCCCATGCGCTTGCCTGGGGCGTGGTGGCGGGCGGCGTGCTGCAGATGGCGCTGATGTGGAACAGCGCGCGCCGGGCGGGGATTTCGCTGCGCCTCAGGCGTCCGCGGCTGACGCCGGGGGTCAGGCAGTTCTTCGTCGTCGTCATTCCAGCGACCTTGGGCGCGGGCGTCTATCAGGTCAGCCAGCTGATCGACACCTTCTTTGCCACCCGCCTGCCCGAAGGGTCGATCAGCTATCTGAACTATGCCGACCGGCTCAACCAGCTGCCGCTGTCGGTGATCGGCACCGCGCTTGGCACCGCGATCCTGCCGCAGATCAGCCGGATGATCGCCGAGGACCGGCCCGACGAGGCGGCGGGCGTGCAGTCGCGCGCGGTTGAGCTGGCGATGCTGCTGTGCGTGCCGGCGTTCCTGGCGCTGGCCGCTGTTGCGGAGCCTTTGGTCGCTGCCCTGTTCCAGGGGGGCAAGTTCACCGCCGAGGATGCGCGCGTCACCGGCATGACGCTGGCGATCATCGCCGCCGGCCTGCCCGCTTATGTGCTGGTCAAGGTGATCACCCCCGGCTTTTACGCGCGGCAGGATACGGCCACCCCGGTCAAGACCGCGGTCATCGTGCTGATCGCGAACATCGTCCTCAACTTCGCGCTGATCCCGCCCTTTGGCATTTACGGCCTTGCTGCCGCGATTGCGCTGTGTTCGTGGCTCAACTGCGCGATGCTCTACATCGTGCTGCGCGCGCGCGGCCATTTCCGCATCGAGCCATGGCTATGGGGGCGCATCGCCCGCCAGCTTGCCGCCGGCGCGCTGATGGTTGCAGCGCTCATCGGCATGAAGCTGCTGCTCGCCGACTTTTTCGCCGGCTCGACCGGGCGGCGGCTGATCGCGGTGGTGGCGCTGTGCGGCACCGGCGGCATCGTCTATTTCGGCACCGCGCTGCTGATCGGCGGCATGGACAGACAGGGACTGGCGCTGATCCTGCGCCGCAAGAGGAAAGCATGA
- the mltA gene encoding murein transglycosylase A, with protein MPPAAAPAPTVIPSPSPPKAPPASAWAAGLSAGPPVAEIGLDAAGAERALAAFRLSCPSLVRRQAMAGIPGLDWSGVCAEAARATSATGFFADNFETVIVGDGRAFVTGYYEPEIAAARAPGPDYRTPIYRRPPDLIEADLGAFAKSLAGRTIRGRVENGRLVPYFDRAAIEAGALAGKGLEIGWAADPVALFFLQVQGSGRLRLPDGSIVRIGYAGQNGHDYVGIGALLRQRGLLGPGQATMQGISAWIAANGDAGIALMRENPSYVFFRELTGPGPLGALGLPVTPEATLAADPRFVPLGAPVHLAVDRAEANGLWIAQDTGGAIKGANRFDSFWGAGPRAAEIAGGMSARGRALLLLPRGSLARAQALDAATGSVPGRADDAAAQR; from the coding sequence GTGCCGCCCGCCGCCGCGCCGGCCCCGACCGTCATTCCGTCCCCATCACCGCCCAAGGCTCCCCCGGCAAGCGCCTGGGCGGCGGGGCTGAGCGCCGGGCCGCCGGTTGCAGAAATCGGGCTGGATGCGGCGGGCGCCGAGCGGGCGCTTGCCGCATTTCGCCTGTCCTGCCCGTCGCTGGTCAGGCGTCAGGCGATGGCGGGCATTCCGGGCCTCGACTGGAGCGGCGTGTGTGCCGAGGCCGCACGCGCCACCTCCGCAACCGGCTTTTTCGCTGACAATTTCGAAACCGTGATCGTCGGCGATGGCCGGGCGTTCGTCACCGGCTATTACGAGCCGGAAATCGCCGCCGCGCGCGCGCCCGGCCCGGATTATCGCACACCCATTTATCGCCGCCCGCCCGACCTGATCGAGGCCGATCTGGGCGCATTCGCCAAAAGCCTGGCCGGGCGCACGATCCGCGGCCGGGTCGAAAATGGCCGGCTGGTGCCCTATTTCGACCGCGCGGCGATCGAGGCCGGGGCGCTGGCGGGCAAGGGGCTGGAGATTGGCTGGGCGGCAGATCCGGTCGCCCTGTTCTTCCTGCAGGTGCAGGGTTCGGGGCGGCTGCGCCTGCCCGATGGCAGCATCGTCCGCATCGGCTATGCCGGGCAGAACGGCCATGATTATGTCGGCATCGGCGCGCTGCTGCGCCAGCGCGGGCTGCTGGGGCCGGGCCAGGCGACGATGCAGGGCATTTCGGCCTGGATCGCCGCCAATGGCGATGCCGGCATCGCGCTGATGCGCGAAAATCCGTCCTATGTGTTCTTTCGCGAGCTGACCGGGCCGGGGCCGCTCGGCGCGCTCGGCCTGCCGGTCACGCCCGAGGCGACGCTGGCCGCCGATCCCCGCTTCGTGCCTTTGGGTGCGCCCGTGCATCTGGCGGTCGACCGGGCGGAGGCGAACGGCCTGTGGATCGCGCAGGACACCGGCGGGGCGATCAAGGGCGCGAACCGGTTTGACAGCTTCTGGGGCGCGGGGCCGCGCGCGGCGGAGATTGCCGGCGGCATGTCGGCGCGGGGCCGGGCGCTGCTGCTGCTGCCCCGGGGCAGCCTGGCGCGCGCGCAGGCGCTGGATGCGGCGACGGGATCAGTGCCGGGCCGGGCGGACGATGCGGCCGCTCAGCGCTGA
- a CDS encoding DUF4136 domain-containing protein yields the protein MSATRKMMLAAAPVALLALGGCAQSFSAKVNRFAALPAPPAQGQSFVIKAADPKLDGGLEFRSYAKLVARELERFGYREATGDGAANLTVTLDYGVDNGRERITTTPGFGGFGGFGGWGGGWGGWGWGGRWVDPFWGPGFGPGFGGGWGADVRSYTIYNSQLRMEISEAGGQRVFEGTARAVSRSDDLPYLVPNLVEAMFTGFPGNSGETVTIKIPPKKK from the coding sequence ATGTCGGCGACGAGGAAGATGATGTTGGCGGCGGCTCCGGTGGCGCTTCTGGCGCTCGGCGGCTGCGCGCAGAGTTTCAGTGCCAAGGTCAACCGTTTCGCGGCGCTGCCCGCGCCCCCCGCACAGGGGCAGAGCTTCGTGATCAAGGCCGCCGATCCCAAGCTGGATGGCGGGCTGGAGTTTCGCAGCTATGCGAAGCTGGTCGCGCGCGAGCTTGAGCGATTCGGCTATCGCGAGGCAACCGGCGACGGTGCCGCCAATCTGACCGTGACGCTCGATTACGGCGTCGACAATGGCCGTGAGCGTATCACCACCACCCCCGGTTTCGGCGGCTTTGGCGGTTTCGGCGGCTGGGGTGGCGGCTGGGGCGGCTGGGGCTGGGGCGGCCGCTGGGTCGATCCCTTCTGGGGTCCGGGCTTCGGGCCGGGCTTTGGCGGAGGCTGGGGTGCCGATGTACGCAGCTACACCATCTATAACAGCCAGCTGCGCATGGAGATCAGCGAAGCGGGCGGCCAGCGCGTGTTCGAGGGCACGGCGCGGGCGGTGTCGCGCAGCGACGATCTGCCCTATCTGGTCCCCAATCTGGTCGAGGCGATGTTCACCGGCTTCCCGGGTAATTCGGGTGAGACGGTGACGATCAAGATCCCGCCCAAGAAGAAGTAA
- a CDS encoding bifunctional folylpolyglutamate synthase/dihydrofolate synthase, which yields MDFARSADPAVQRQLDRLAALSPGRDILGLERISALLARLGHPERRLPPVFHVAGTNGKGSTCAVLRAAAEAAGLVAHVYTSPHLVRFNERIRLAGTLIDDPLLAALLAEALDAAGDIGPSFFEVTTAAAFLAFARTPADLAIIEVGMGGRLDATNAIPGAAICGIAALGLDHQAFLGTTLGAIAGEKAGIARAGTGIVTLAYPDEAEASIDAMVAARGARRIRRGRDWDVTISGDRLAYRDAAGTLDLPLSALAGPHQAENAGLAVAMLRHQRAVAVPDDALARGLEAVRWPARLQRLGHGPVARVETWLDGGHNPSAASAIAAHFAGHPPLDVVIGMLANKDAETFLGLIRPVARRVIAVPVEGHDHHAPADLAAMARAMGLDGATAPDLPAATAGLAGPVLITGSLYLAGVALDLNGEPPR from the coding sequence ATGGATTTTGCCCGCTCCGCCGATCCGGCGGTCCAGCGCCAGCTCGACCGGCTGGCGGCGTTGTCGCCGGGCCGCGACATATTGGGGCTGGAGCGCATCTCCGCCCTGCTCGCCCGGCTCGGCCATCCCGAACGCCGGCTGCCGCCGGTGTTCCATGTCGCGGGCACCAATGGCAAGGGATCGACCTGCGCGGTGCTGCGCGCGGCGGCCGAGGCGGCGGGTCTTGTCGCCCATGTCTATACCAGCCCGCATCTGGTGCGCTTCAACGAACGCATCCGCCTGGCCGGCACGCTGATCGACGATCCGCTGCTCGCGGCGCTGCTCGCCGAGGCGCTCGATGCCGCCGGCGATATCGGCCCCAGCTTCTTCGAGGTGACGACCGCGGCGGCGTTCCTCGCCTTTGCGCGCACCCCCGCTGACCTCGCGATCATCGAAGTCGGCATGGGCGGGCGGCTCGATGCCACCAATGCGATTCCAGGGGCGGCGATCTGCGGCATCGCCGCATTGGGCCTCGACCATCAGGCGTTTCTGGGCACGACGCTCGGCGCGATTGCCGGGGAAAAGGCCGGCATCGCCCGCGCCGGCACCGGCATCGTCACCCTCGCCTATCCGGACGAAGCGGAGGCGAGCATCGACGCGATGGTCGCGGCGCGCGGCGCGCGGCGCATCCGCCGGGGCCGCGACTGGGATGTGACGATCAGCGGCGACCGCCTCGCCTATCGCGACGCGGCGGGCACGCTCGATCTCCCGCTGTCGGCGCTTGCCGGGCCGCATCAGGCCGAAAATGCCGGGCTTGCGGTCGCCATGCTGCGCCATCAGCGCGCGGTTGCCGTGCCGGACGATGCGCTGGCGCGCGGGCTGGAGGCGGTGCGCTGGCCGGCGCGGCTGCAGCGGCTTGGCCATGGTCCGGTCGCCCGGGTCGAAACCTGGCTCGATGGCGGGCACAATCCGTCCGCCGCCTCCGCCATCGCCGCGCATTTTGCCGGGCATCCGCCGCTCGACGTGGTGATCGGCATGCTCGCCAACAAGGATGCCGAAACCTTCCTCGGCCTGATCCGGCCGGTCGCGCGGCGGGTGATCGCGGTGCCGGTCGAGGGGCATGACCATCATGCCCCGGCCGATCTGGCGGCGATGGCGCGGGCGATGGGGCTGGACGGCGCGACCGCGCCCGATCTTCCCGCCGCGACCGCCGGTCTTGCCGGACCGGTGCTGATCACCGGATCGCTCTATCTGGCCGGGGTCGCGCTCGACCTGAACGGCGAACCGCCGCGCTGA
- the trpS gene encoding tryptophan--tRNA ligase gives MRIVSGIQPTGKLHLGNYLGAIRNWVRMQDENAAAGGETLFFLADLHSLSDHIPAETRREGVREMAAALIAAGVDPARAILFNQARVPAHAELCWLLNGTARMGWLNRMTQWKDKAGKNREGASVALFDYPVLQAADVLVYQATHVPVGEDQKQHLELARDIATKFNTDFGVELFPLPDPIIPPAAARIMSLRDGSAKMSKSDPSDMARINLADDDDLIAQKIKKAKTDPEPLPGEAAGLEARPEARNLVGIYAALADQSVDQVLARFAGQGFGAFKPALAELLVETLRPIRDRFVALKDDHDAIDRVLMAGAERAAALAAPTLDAAYRALGLFR, from the coding sequence ATGCGGATCGTCTCGGGCATCCAGCCCACCGGCAAGCTCCATCTCGGCAATTATCTGGGCGCGATCCGCAACTGGGTGCGGATGCAGGACGAAAATGCCGCTGCCGGCGGCGAGACGCTGTTCTTTCTTGCCGATCTGCATTCGCTGTCCGACCACATCCCCGCCGAAACGCGGCGCGAGGGCGTGCGCGAAATGGCCGCCGCGCTGATCGCCGCCGGCGTCGATCCGGCGCGCGCGATCCTGTTCAACCAGGCGCGGGTGCCCGCCCATGCCGAGCTGTGCTGGCTGCTCAACGGCACCGCGCGCATGGGCTGGCTCAACCGCATGACCCAGTGGAAGGACAAGGCCGGCAAGAACCGCGAGGGCGCGTCGGTGGCGCTGTTCGACTATCCGGTGCTGCAGGCGGCCGATGTGCTCGTCTATCAGGCGACCCATGTGCCGGTGGGCGAGGACCAGAAACAGCATCTGGAGCTGGCGCGCGACATCGCGACCAAGTTCAACACCGATTTCGGGGTCGAGCTGTTTCCCCTGCCCGATCCGATCATCCCGCCGGCCGCCGCGCGGATCATGTCGCTGCGCGACGGCAGCGCCAAAATGTCCAAATCCGACCCGTCGGACATGGCGCGGATCAACCTGGCGGACGATGATGATCTGATCGCCCAGAAGATCAAAAAGGCCAAGACCGATCCCGAACCGCTGCCCGGCGAGGCGGCGGGGCTGGAGGCGCGGCCCGAGGCGCGCAATCTGGTCGGCATCTATGCCGCCCTTGCCGACCAGAGCGTCGATCAGGTGCTCGCCCGGTTCGCCGGCCAGGGCTTTGGCGCGTTCAAGCCGGCGCTGGCCGAGCTGCTGGTCGAGACGCTGCGCCCGATCCGCGACCGGTTCGTCGCGCTCAAGGACGATCATGACGCGATCGACCGGGTGCTGATGGCAGGGGCCGAGCGGGCCGCAGCACTTGCCGCGCCGACGCTTGATGCCGCCTATCGGGCGCTCGGCCTGTTCCGCTGA
- a CDS encoding Smr/MutS family protein codes for MRPLSAEEQALWTRLVATVRPLTPGGGQAVAPPAVPAPAPPAPMRAAPRGAAARPAAAPPRTVSPAPPPPPNTLDGSWDRKLARGLVVPDLAVDLHGHSLDGAYRVLDAGLAEAIARGARVLLLVTGRPRAPGSGRGAIRAAVGDWLAASRHAGAIAAVRTAHPRHGGAGALYIVLRRPRGSRIS; via the coding sequence ATGCGGCCGCTCAGCGCTGAGGAACAGGCGCTCTGGACCCGGCTGGTCGCGACCGTCAGGCCGTTGACGCCGGGGGGCGGGCAGGCGGTCGCGCCGCCCGCCGTGCCTGCACCCGCACCGCCGGCCCCGATGCGCGCCGCGCCGCGCGGCGCTGCCGCCCGGCCTGCCGCCGCGCCGCCCCGGACGGTCAGCCCTGCGCCGCCCCCGCCGCCCAACACGCTCGACGGCAGCTGGGACCGCAAGCTGGCGCGCGGGCTGGTGGTGCCCGATCTGGCCGTCGATCTGCACGGCCACAGCCTTGACGGGGCTTACCGCGTGCTCGACGCCGGGCTGGCGGAGGCGATTGCGCGCGGGGCGCGGGTGCTGCTGCTGGTGACGGGGCGGCCGCGCGCGCCGGGATCGGGGCGCGGGGCGATCCGGGCTGCGGTCGGCGACTGGCTGGCGGCATCGCGCCATGCCGGTGCGATTGCCGCGGTGCGCACCGCCCATCCGCGCCACGGCGGTGCCGGTGCGCTCTATATCGTGCTGCGGCGGCCGCGCGGATCGAGAATATCTTAA
- the secB gene encoding protein-export chaperone SecB — protein MTEETSATPEQDFANGADTQPQVGIISQYVKDFSFENPNAPNVYQWQGQPQIDVQFNIGSNKVADDVYEVVIKIDVKAVSADRTAFQVELAYAGLFGIRNVPEEQIQPFCYAEAPRLIFPFARRILADAVRDGGFPPLMLEPIDFAGLYVQQAQAQLAQSQPAGEA, from the coding sequence ATGACCGAAGAAACCAGCGCCACGCCCGAACAGGATTTCGCCAACGGCGCGGACACCCAGCCCCAGGTCGGCATCATCTCGCAATATGTGAAGGATTTCTCGTTCGAGAATCCGAACGCCCCCAATGTCTATCAGTGGCAGGGCCAGCCGCAGATCGACGTCCAGTTCAACATCGGGTCGAACAAGGTCGCCGACGACGTCTATGAAGTCGTGATCAAGATCGACGTGAAGGCGGTGTCGGCCGACCGCACGGCGTTCCAGGTCGAACTGGCCTATGCCGGGCTGTTCGGCATCCGCAACGTGCCGGAAGAGCAGATCCAGCCCTTCTGCTATGCCGAAGCCCCGCGCCTGATCTTCCCGTTCGCCCGCCGGATCCTGGCCGATGCGGTGCGCGACGGCGGCTTCCCGCCGCTGATGCTCGAGCCGATCGACTTTGCCGGCCTGTATGTGCAGCAAGCCCAGGCCCAGCTCGCCCAGAGCCAGCCGGCCGGCGAGGCCTGA
- a CDS encoding Tim44/TimA family putative adaptor protein, producing MVGIVLLAMVAAFLALRLYMVLGKRSGHEQALPPKPTDERVVAHPAARALPDAPAEPALSTDSMIAPGAAAGVRQIVQTDSAFDVARFLDGAKGAYRMILEAFWRGDTDELGWLTGDEVREAFEQAIAARAEAGEVLDNRLVSIERAVITAARLEGRQAFVTVAFSADIAAVTRDTKGEVIAGSLTDAVSTEDVWTFSRTLRSNDPNWLLVETDEAA from the coding sequence GTGGTCGGGATCGTCCTTCTTGCCATGGTGGCGGCATTTCTGGCGCTCAGGCTCTACATGGTGCTGGGCAAACGCAGCGGCCATGAACAGGCGCTGCCGCCGAAACCGACCGATGAGCGCGTGGTCGCCCACCCGGCTGCGCGGGCGCTGCCCGATGCCCCGGCCGAACCGGCGCTGTCCACCGATTCCATGATCGCACCCGGTGCCGCCGCCGGCGTGCGCCAGATCGTGCAGACCGATTCCGCATTCGATGTCGCGCGCTTCCTCGACGGGGCCAAGGGTGCCTATCGGATGATCCTCGAGGCATTCTGGCGCGGCGATACCGACGAGCTGGGCTGGCTGACCGGGGACGAGGTGCGTGAGGCCTTTGAACAGGCGATTGCCGCCCGTGCCGAGGCGGGCGAGGTGCTCGACAACCGGCTGGTGTCGATCGAGCGCGCGGTGATCACCGCCGCGCGGCTGGAAGGGCGGCAGGCGTTCGTCACCGTGGCGTTCAGCGCCGATATTGCGGCGGTGACGCGCGACACCAAGGGCGAGGTGATCGCGGGATCGCTGACCGACGCGGTGTCGACCGAGGATGTGTGGACGTTCAGCCGCACGCTGCGCAGCAACGATCCCAACTGGCTGCTCGTCGAAACCGACGAGGCGGCATGA
- the dnaA gene encoding chromosomal replication initiator protein DnaA — protein sequence MAQMRMREQEQMERGEQITTAWGRIRDGLKRDCGARLFDHWLKPIMLADVSEAGDLVRLTVPTEFMANWVRAHYADRLTLAWRAALPGVREVRIDVAPTDVVTRLYPRDEADQPAAAAAPAQPAPHPAFDPRQSFERFVVGDENRMAFNAARALAAGELRFSPLYIHSGTGQGKTHLMNAIGAAFRARMPSATILFMSAEKFMVDFVSAMRDRDTLAFKQRLRSADLLMIDDIQFIAGKGSTQEEFLHTLNELMAAGRQVVISADRAPQALDGVETRILSRLGSGLVVDIKPAGYALRLAIVRAKLAGMADVAMPDQVAELLAARIQTSIRELEGALNRLTAYALLNERVIDLAFAQEVLGEMLNASTRRITIDEIQRAVSAHYGMRQSEMVSARRARAVARPRQIAMYLAKRLTPRSLPEIGRRFGGRDHTTVIHAVKQIEKLRGQDADLDADVRALIRQLEA from the coding sequence ATGGCGCAGATGCGGATGCGGGAACAGGAACAGATGGAACGTGGCGAACAGATCACGACCGCCTGGGGGCGCATCCGGGACGGGCTGAAGCGCGATTGCGGCGCCCGGCTGTTCGATCACTGGCTGAAGCCGATCATGCTCGCCGATGTGAGCGAGGCGGGCGATCTTGTCCGCCTGACCGTGCCGACCGAGTTCATGGCGAACTGGGTGCGCGCCCATTATGCCGACCGGCTGACGCTGGCATGGCGCGCGGCGCTGCCCGGCGTGCGCGAGGTGCGCATCGACGTCGCGCCGACCGATGTCGTCACCCGTCTCTATCCGCGCGACGAGGCCGATCAGCCGGCCGCTGCCGCCGCACCGGCTCAGCCCGCGCCGCATCCGGCGTTCGATCCGCGGCAGAGCTTCGAGCGATTCGTGGTCGGCGATGAAAACCGGATGGCGTTCAACGCCGCCCGCGCGCTGGCCGCCGGCGAGCTGCGCTTCAGCCCGCTTTACATCCATTCGGGCACCGGCCAGGGCAAGACGCATCTGATGAACGCGATCGGCGCGGCATTCCGCGCCCGCATGCCTAGCGCGACGATCCTGTTCATGTCGGCCGAAAAGTTCATGGTCGATTTCGTCTCGGCGATGCGCGACCGCGACACGCTGGCGTTCAAGCAGCGGCTGCGTTCGGCCGATCTGCTGATGATTGACGACATCCAGTTCATCGCCGGCAAGGGATCGACGCAGGAAGAGTTTCTGCACACGCTGAACGAGCTGATGGCCGCCGGGCGTCAGGTGGTGATTTCGGCCGACCGCGCGCCCCAGGCGCTTGACGGGGTTGAAACGCGCATCCTCTCGCGGCTGGGCAGCGGGCTGGTCGTCGACATCAAGCCTGCCGGCTATGCGCTGCGCCTGGCCATCGTCCGCGCCAAGCTGGCCGGGATGGCCGATGTCGCGATGCCCGATCAGGTCGCCGAGCTGCTCGCCGCGCGCATCCAGACCAGCATCCGCGAGCTTGAGGGCGCGCTCAACCGCCTGACCGCCTATGCGCTGCTCAACGAGCGGGTGATCGACCTTGCGTTCGCGCAGGAGGTGCTGGGCGAGATGCTGAACGCCTCGACCCGGCGGATCACCATCGACGAGATTCAGCGCGCCGTGTCCGCCCATTACGGGATGCGCCAGTCGGAAATGGTGTCGGCCCGCCGCGCCCGTGCGGTCGCACGTCCGCGCCAGATCGCCATGTATCTGGCCAAGCGGCTGACCCCGCGCTCGCTGCCCGAAATCGGCCGCCGCTTTGGCGGGCGCGATCACACGACCGTCATCCATGCGGTCAAGCAGATCGAAAAGCTGCGCGGCCAGGATGCTGATCTCGACGCCGATGTGCGCGCGCTGATCCGCCAGCTCGAGGCCTGA